A region of Pseudarthrobacter sp. NIBRBAC000502770 DNA encodes the following proteins:
- a CDS encoding FAD-binding oxidoreductase, with protein MGSIVDELEAILAPGQVDTGEVPLRRYAVDQAPVIDFQLPLAVVFPESVADVQSVVKACADSGVAIVPRGAGTGVSGGAHATANCIILSLERMDRILALSPDDETAVVEPGVVNAVLNEAAAEHGLMYAPDPASFRSSTIGGNVATNAGGLRCAKYGVTRDSVLALDVVLADGSLIHTGHQTFKGVAGYDLTGLFVGSEGTLGIVVGITVRLKYLPREVHTVAAFYPDFRLAAAGVLAVGRARVQPAIMELLDGGTLAQLDDIHGSDLTARGKSLLLVQTDGFGAAAEAEVVRRVLRDGGATVTTEASAEAERLVELRRHSRGTEVDDEYRVGEDVAVPRSRLVDYVAALEVMAAEQQVHLKVVAHAGDGNLHPTFWIDRQGPDVEPGAMDRLQVALDESITAALAMGGTITGEHGIGQYKLRWLGQEQPEPVRELQRRIKDLFDPAGVLNPGKAI; from the coding sequence GTGGGAAGCATCGTTGACGAGCTGGAAGCCATCCTGGCACCTGGCCAGGTGGACACGGGCGAAGTCCCGCTCCGCCGGTACGCCGTGGACCAGGCGCCCGTGATCGATTTCCAGCTTCCGCTGGCCGTGGTGTTCCCCGAGTCGGTGGCCGACGTGCAGTCGGTAGTGAAGGCCTGTGCGGACAGCGGCGTGGCCATCGTGCCCCGGGGAGCCGGCACGGGCGTATCCGGGGGCGCCCATGCCACCGCCAACTGCATCATCCTCTCACTGGAGCGGATGGACCGGATTCTCGCCCTGAGCCCGGATGACGAAACAGCGGTGGTGGAGCCCGGCGTCGTGAACGCCGTGCTCAACGAAGCCGCGGCGGAGCACGGCCTCATGTACGCGCCGGACCCTGCCAGTTTCCGGAGCTCTACAATCGGCGGCAACGTGGCCACCAACGCCGGCGGCCTGCGGTGTGCCAAGTACGGCGTCACCAGGGACTCTGTCCTGGCGCTGGACGTCGTCCTGGCGGACGGCTCCCTCATCCACACCGGCCATCAGACCTTCAAAGGCGTGGCCGGGTACGACCTCACGGGCCTCTTCGTGGGGTCGGAAGGCACGCTGGGGATCGTCGTCGGGATCACGGTGCGGCTGAAGTACCTGCCCCGGGAAGTGCATACCGTCGCCGCGTTCTACCCGGACTTCAGGCTTGCCGCTGCCGGCGTCCTGGCGGTGGGACGGGCCCGCGTCCAGCCCGCCATCATGGAACTGCTCGACGGCGGTACGCTGGCGCAGCTCGACGACATCCATGGGTCCGACCTCACCGCCCGCGGGAAATCATTGCTGCTGGTCCAGACCGACGGTTTTGGGGCTGCGGCCGAGGCGGAGGTGGTGCGGCGGGTCCTGCGCGACGGCGGGGCCACGGTCACCACCGAGGCGAGCGCCGAGGCGGAGCGGCTGGTGGAGCTGCGGCGGCACAGCCGCGGTACGGAGGTGGACGACGAGTACCGGGTGGGCGAAGACGTCGCTGTTCCGCGCTCCCGCCTGGTGGACTACGTTGCAGCGCTTGAAGTTATGGCCGCCGAGCAGCAGGTGCACCTCAAGGTGGTGGCACACGCCGGGGACGGCAACCTGCACCCCACGTTCTGGATCGACAGGCAGGGCCCGGACGTGGAACCCGGTGCAATGGATCGGCTCCAGGTGGCTCTGGACGAGTCCATCACCGCGGCCCTGGCCATGGGCGGGACCATCACGGGGGAGCACGGCATAGGCCAGTACAAGCTGCGCTGGCTGGGCCAGGAGCAACCGGAGCCCGTCCGGGAACTCCAGCGCAGGATCAAGGACTTGTTCGATCCTGCCGGAGTCCTCAACCCCGGGAAGGCCATCTAG
- a CDS encoding DUF4032 domain-containing protein: MTEEYSAQWHDEPTDYAQIGKLPRFVAASADDNKAASVASSLNITAAAADPELLDLPWHIALEEWPAQYLAALPRGISRHIVRFAHLGGSVIAIKETSEHVARHEYHMLRKLARFDVPCVEPVAVITGRTTPDGRPLNPVLVTRHLKFSMPYRALFSQMLRKDTLTRLIDAQALLLVRLHLIGFYWGDVSLSNTLFRRDAGAFAAYLVDAETGELYPDLSTGQREYDLEIARVNIAGELMDLLDGGLIEEKVDPVATSELIMDSYRRLWAELTEKESFELGERWRVGARIRRLNELGFDVEEYAIKTTQNGSTIQLQPKVVDAGHHQRRLLRLTGLDAQENQARRLLNDMDSFRADNNPEMDEEYSAHLWVSQIFEPIVRSIPRDLSGKLEHAEVVHEVLEHRWYMSEKQERHIPLAEAVQSYIDSILRHRRDEAAIMLNPDTELLKILEVENEESRYGADESDDEYPDSDD; the protein is encoded by the coding sequence ATGACCGAGGAATACAGCGCCCAGTGGCACGACGAACCCACCGACTACGCGCAGATCGGGAAGCTGCCGCGGTTCGTGGCGGCCAGTGCAGATGACAACAAGGCGGCCTCGGTAGCCTCGTCGCTGAACATCACTGCCGCGGCAGCGGATCCGGAACTGCTGGACCTGCCCTGGCATATCGCCCTGGAGGAGTGGCCGGCGCAATACCTGGCGGCCCTCCCCCGAGGCATCTCGCGGCACATCGTGCGCTTTGCCCACCTGGGCGGCTCTGTCATCGCCATTAAGGAAACCTCCGAGCATGTGGCCCGCCACGAATACCACATGCTCCGCAAGCTCGCCCGCTTCGATGTGCCCTGCGTGGAGCCCGTGGCCGTGATCACCGGACGGACCACCCCCGACGGGCGTCCGCTCAACCCGGTCCTGGTAACCCGGCACCTGAAGTTCTCCATGCCCTACCGCGCGCTGTTCTCCCAAATGCTGCGCAAGGACACCCTGACGCGCCTCATCGACGCGCAGGCCCTGCTGCTGGTGCGGCTGCACCTGATCGGTTTTTACTGGGGAGACGTGTCGCTGTCCAATACCCTCTTCCGCCGCGACGCCGGAGCCTTTGCCGCCTACCTGGTGGACGCCGAAACGGGCGAGCTGTACCCGGACCTGTCCACGGGCCAGCGCGAATACGACCTCGAAATCGCGCGGGTCAACATCGCCGGGGAGCTGATGGACCTGCTGGACGGCGGCCTGATCGAGGAGAAGGTGGACCCCGTAGCCACCAGTGAGTTGATCATGGACAGTTACCGGCGGCTGTGGGCTGAACTGACGGAGAAGGAATCCTTTGAGCTGGGCGAACGCTGGCGGGTGGGCGCTCGCATCCGGCGCCTGAACGAACTCGGCTTCGACGTCGAGGAATATGCCATCAAGACCACCCAAAACGGCTCCACCATCCAATTGCAGCCCAAGGTGGTGGACGCGGGGCACCACCAGCGGCGGCTGCTCCGGCTGACCGGCCTGGACGCGCAGGAGAATCAGGCCCGCCGCCTCCTCAATGACATGGACTCGTTCCGGGCGGACAACAACCCGGAGATGGACGAGGAATACAGCGCCCACCTGTGGGTCAGCCAGATCTTCGAGCCGATCGTGCGCTCCATCCCCCGGGACCTCTCCGGCAAGCTCGAGCACGCCGAGGTGGTCCACGAGGTCCTGGAGCACCGGTGGTACATGTCGGAGAAGCAGGAGCGCCACATCCCGCTGGCAGAAGCCGTGCAGTCCTACATCGACTCGATCCTGCGGCACCGGCGCGACGAAGCAGCGATCATGCTCAACCCGGACACCGAATTGCTAAAGATCCTCGAAGTGGAAAACGAGGAGTCCCGCTATGGTGCCGATGAATCCGATGACGAATACCCGGATTCGGACGACTGA
- a CDS encoding ABC transporter ATP-binding protein encodes MATVTFDNATRLYPGTDKPAVDKLNIDIADGEFLVLVGPSGCGKSTSLRMLAGLEDVNAGRILIGDRDVTDVPPKDRDIAMVFQNYALYPHMTVADNMGFALKIAGVSKEERAERVREAAKLLDLEQYLDRKPKALSGGQRQRVAMGRAIVRNPQVFLMDEPLSNLDAKLRVQTRTQIASLTRRLGVTTVYVTHDQVEAMTMGDRVAVLKDGLLQQVDTPRNLYDRPKNVFVAGFIGSPAMNLLELPVVDGGVQFGGTVYPVPRDVLEEAHGSTVTLGSRPEDLETAPQGEGLKVEVDVVEELGADAYVYGHTTLDGKDHDIVARVDGRRPPMKGEVIYVRPQSGHVHLFDTKTGLRLGD; translated from the coding sequence GTGGCTACAGTTACTTTTGATAACGCTACGCGTCTGTACCCGGGCACAGATAAGCCCGCCGTCGATAAGCTCAACATCGACATCGCCGATGGCGAATTCCTGGTCCTCGTGGGACCCTCCGGTTGCGGCAAGTCCACCTCCCTGCGCATGCTCGCAGGCCTCGAGGACGTCAACGCCGGCCGCATCCTGATCGGTGACCGTGACGTTACCGATGTTCCGCCGAAGGACCGCGACATCGCCATGGTTTTCCAGAACTACGCGCTGTACCCGCACATGACTGTGGCCGACAACATGGGCTTTGCCCTGAAGATCGCCGGTGTCTCCAAGGAAGAGCGCGCCGAGCGCGTCCGCGAAGCCGCCAAGCTCCTTGACCTTGAGCAGTACCTGGACCGCAAGCCAAAGGCACTCTCCGGCGGCCAGCGCCAGCGCGTTGCCATGGGCCGCGCCATCGTCCGTAACCCCCAGGTCTTCCTCATGGATGAGCCGCTGTCCAACCTGGACGCCAAGCTCCGCGTCCAGACCCGCACCCAGATCGCGTCCCTGACCCGCCGCCTCGGCGTCACCACCGTCTACGTGACGCACGACCAGGTTGAAGCCATGACCATGGGTGACCGCGTGGCTGTGCTGAAGGACGGCCTGCTGCAGCAGGTGGACACCCCGCGCAACCTTTACGACCGCCCGAAGAACGTCTTCGTTGCCGGCTTCATCGGCTCCCCCGCCATGAACCTGCTGGAGCTTCCCGTGGTCGACGGCGGCGTGCAGTTCGGCGGCACCGTCTACCCCGTGCCGCGCGACGTCCTCGAAGAGGCACACGGCTCCACGGTCACGCTGGGCAGCCGCCCGGAGGACCTGGAAACCGCTCCGCAGGGTGAAGGCCTGAAGGTGGAGGTGGACGTTGTCGAGGAACTCGGCGCCGACGCCTACGTCTACGGCCACACCACCCTCGACGGCAAGGACCACGACATCGTGGCCCGCGTCGACGGCCGCCGCCCTCCGATGAAGGGTGAGGTCATCTACGTCCGCCCGCAGTCGGGCCACGTGCACCTGTTTGACACCAAGACCGGCCTGCGCCTCGGCGACTGA
- the otsB gene encoding trehalose-phosphatase, which yields MTPERPGNAPLALTPELREALRRIAGTEHLLVAMDFDGTMAPIVGRAQDARPLPRSATAFAGLAVLPRTTTALISGRALASLREVASPPVDTLLIGSHGAEAWLGPGSTELALEEDQKALLEEVRAELAGIVAEAPGTSLEDKPAGVVLHTRQAEDDVAEDAVAAARSVLRDRKGVFLKEGKRVLETSVVNASKGEGVAFLRQATGATAVLFAGDDVTDEDAFGRLEPGDVGVKVGLDFTQAQYRVEAPVHIAELLEALLQERSIAVAEEDPQAASG from the coding sequence ATGACTCCTGAGCGCCCCGGTAACGCGCCATTGGCGCTCACCCCCGAGCTCCGCGAAGCCCTGCGCCGGATCGCCGGCACGGAGCACCTGCTCGTGGCCATGGATTTCGATGGCACCATGGCACCCATCGTCGGCCGGGCGCAGGACGCCCGGCCGCTTCCCCGGTCGGCCACCGCTTTCGCAGGCCTCGCCGTCCTTCCACGGACGACGACGGCCCTCATCTCCGGACGCGCCCTCGCCAGCCTGCGGGAGGTCGCCTCCCCGCCGGTCGACACGCTCCTGATCGGCAGCCACGGCGCCGAGGCATGGCTGGGGCCCGGTTCCACCGAACTGGCTCTTGAAGAGGACCAGAAGGCACTCCTTGAAGAGGTCCGCGCCGAGTTGGCCGGCATCGTTGCCGAGGCGCCCGGCACCTCCCTTGAGGACAAGCCTGCCGGCGTCGTCCTGCATACCCGCCAGGCTGAGGACGACGTGGCAGAAGACGCAGTAGCGGCAGCACGGTCGGTGCTCCGGGACCGCAAGGGAGTCTTCCTGAAGGAAGGCAAACGCGTCCTGGAGACTTCGGTTGTCAATGCCTCCAAGGGCGAAGGTGTCGCCTTCCTGCGGCAGGCCACCGGGGCCACTGCCGTGCTGTTCGCCGGCGACGACGTCACGGACGAGGACGCTTTTGGCCGGCTCGAACCGGGCGACGTGGGGGTCAAGGTGGGCCTTGATTTCACCCAGGCCCAGTATCGGGTGGAGGCTCCCGTCCACATTGCGGAACTACTGGAGGCCCTGCTCCAGGAGCGGAGCATTGCTGTTGCCGAAGAGGATCCGCAGGCCGCGTCCGGTTAG
- a CDS encoding trehalose-6-phosphate synthase — MQTPVQEKPAGTATAGSSGSGHAGHTKYDFMVVSNRLPVDRVASGDDSDDGSGWRRSPGGLVTALAPMMTKTDGAWVGWHGAPDETVEPFSHGGMDLVPVQLSTDDVELYYEGFSNASLWPLYHDVIAPPEFHRTWWDAYRRVNRRFADAVVRHADQGATVWVQDYQLQLVPRLLREARPDLRIGFFNHIPFPPPEIFAQLPWRQAIIDGLLGADLVGFQRPSDAGNFMRSARRFLGASVKQQQVHVKDHNGQLTHIARAQAFPISIDVKQITELAARPDIIERARQIRQDLGNPKTILLGVDRLDYTKGIRHRLKAFEELLADGRLTVGDATLIQVASPSRERVEQYRLLREEVEGTVGHINGTYDTLENTAVRYLHHSYPVEEMVALYLAADVMLVTALRDGMNLVAKEYVTARNNNDGALVLSEFAGAADQLKQALLINPHDIAGLKNTIMAAVELTPREASRRMRAMRKQILDHDVDHWSADFLRALNEKVVRDDS, encoded by the coding sequence ATGCAAACACCCGTCCAGGAAAAACCAGCCGGAACAGCTACGGCCGGCAGTTCCGGTTCCGGCCACGCCGGCCATACGAAATACGACTTCATGGTGGTCTCCAACAGGCTGCCCGTGGACCGGGTGGCATCAGGGGACGACAGCGACGACGGCTCCGGCTGGCGCCGGTCGCCCGGCGGCCTGGTGACTGCGCTGGCGCCGATGATGACCAAAACGGACGGCGCCTGGGTGGGCTGGCACGGCGCCCCTGACGAAACGGTCGAGCCGTTCAGCCACGGAGGCATGGACCTTGTCCCGGTCCAGCTCAGCACCGATGACGTGGAGCTGTACTACGAAGGGTTCTCCAACGCCAGCCTTTGGCCGCTGTACCACGACGTCATCGCCCCGCCGGAGTTCCACCGCACCTGGTGGGACGCCTACCGCAGGGTTAACCGCAGGTTCGCCGACGCCGTGGTGCGCCACGCGGACCAGGGCGCCACGGTGTGGGTGCAGGACTACCAGCTCCAGCTGGTCCCCCGGTTGCTCCGTGAAGCACGGCCGGACCTGCGGATCGGTTTCTTCAACCACATCCCGTTCCCGCCGCCGGAGATCTTCGCCCAGCTTCCCTGGCGCCAGGCCATCATCGACGGGCTGCTGGGCGCGGACCTGGTGGGCTTCCAGCGGCCCAGCGACGCGGGAAACTTCATGCGCTCCGCCCGCCGCTTCCTCGGCGCCAGCGTCAAGCAGCAGCAGGTTCACGTCAAGGACCACAACGGCCAGCTGACCCACATCGCCCGGGCCCAGGCCTTCCCCATCTCCATCGACGTCAAGCAGATCACCGAACTCGCCGCCCGGCCGGACATCATCGAACGCGCCCGCCAGATACGCCAGGACCTTGGCAACCCCAAGACCATCCTGCTCGGAGTGGACCGCCTGGATTACACCAAGGGCATCCGCCACCGGCTGAAGGCCTTCGAGGAACTCCTTGCGGACGGCCGGCTCACGGTGGGCGATGCAACCCTCATCCAGGTTGCCTCCCCCAGCCGGGAGCGCGTGGAACAGTACCGGCTCCTGCGCGAGGAAGTTGAAGGCACCGTGGGCCACATCAACGGCACCTACGACACCTTGGAGAACACCGCCGTCCGCTACCTGCACCACAGCTACCCCGTGGAGGAGATGGTGGCGCTGTACCTGGCTGCGGACGTCATGCTGGTCACCGCGCTGCGCGACGGAATGAACCTGGTGGCCAAGGAATATGTCACCGCCCGCAACAACAACGACGGCGCGCTGGTCCTCAGCGAATTCGCCGGGGCGGCCGACCAGCTGAAGCAGGCGCTGCTGATCAATCCGCACGATATCGCCGGCCTCAAGAACACCATCATGGCCGCCGTGGAACTCACCCCGCGGGAGGCCTCGCGCCGCATGCGGGCCATGCGCAAGCAGATCCTGGACCACGACGTAGACCACTGGTCAGCGGACTTCCTGCGCGCCCTGAACGAGAAAGTGGTCCGCGATGACTCCTGA
- a CDS encoding thioredoxin domain-containing protein: MSPANEVRKSKAERTAEAREKARVIREAQVKKDKRNKLLIGWGIVAAVVAILVVVALVVTNSLKQNAPIADQGPVPANANAHGGVTLLANTDVAKTGPATVDAASLGDAPKTPPAEVVAPGAEAEAGKPVKVVLYIDFICPVCKNFEAQYNDQLTSLRNDGKITVEYRPLGFLDSRSTTNYSSRAANAAACVANTAPQKYADYFNALYAQQPAEGSAGLSDNDLKKMASDMGVDIGSCVDDKTYRPFVKFTTKEAAAIGVTGTPTVFVDGKQWGKGDSAQTPFPDFLQAAIAAKG, from the coding sequence ATGAGCCCCGCAAACGAAGTACGTAAGTCCAAGGCTGAGCGAACCGCGGAGGCGCGCGAAAAGGCGCGCGTGATCCGCGAAGCGCAGGTAAAGAAGGACAAGCGCAACAAGCTCCTTATTGGCTGGGGCATCGTGGCGGCGGTTGTGGCCATCCTTGTGGTGGTGGCCCTGGTTGTCACCAACAGCCTCAAGCAGAACGCACCGATAGCCGACCAGGGGCCGGTCCCCGCCAACGCCAACGCCCACGGGGGCGTGACCCTGCTGGCCAACACGGACGTGGCCAAGACCGGACCGGCTACCGTCGACGCAGCCTCCCTGGGGGACGCCCCCAAGACCCCGCCGGCCGAGGTAGTGGCCCCGGGCGCCGAAGCTGAGGCGGGCAAGCCGGTGAAGGTTGTCCTCTACATCGACTTCATCTGCCCCGTCTGCAAGAACTTCGAGGCCCAGTACAACGACCAGCTCACCTCGCTGCGCAATGACGGCAAGATCACCGTGGAATACCGGCCGCTGGGCTTCCTGGACAGCCGGTCCACCACCAACTACTCATCGCGTGCGGCCAATGCGGCGGCCTGCGTTGCCAACACGGCTCCGCAGAAGTACGCCGACTACTTCAATGCCTTGTACGCCCAGCAACCGGCTGAAGGAAGTGCCGGCCTCTCGGACAACGACCTGAAGAAGATGGCCTCCGACATGGGCGTGGATATCGGTTCCTGCGTGGATGACAAGACGTACCGCCCGTTCGTGAAGTTCACCACCAAGGAAGCGGCGGCCATCGGCGTGACGGGTACGCCCACCGTGTTCGTGGACGGCAAGCAGTGGGGCAAGGGGGACAGCGCCCAGACGCCGTTCCCGGACTTCCTGCAGGCAGCCATCGCGGCCAAGGGCTAA
- a CDS encoding ChaB family protein, whose protein sequence is MPKTGKNDHARKDELPSTLQRSDQKAQDTFAKTYDSALESYDNDEERAARAAYASLKHSYEKVGDHWEPKEKRGPSDKRAEQGVRSSEPTAGGVDANASKEHLYKLARELDVKGRSKMDKDQLVHALQKANDAATRKARSK, encoded by the coding sequence ATGCCCAAGACCGGCAAGAACGACCATGCCCGCAAGGACGAACTGCCGTCCACACTGCAGCGTTCCGACCAAAAGGCCCAGGACACGTTCGCGAAGACCTATGACTCCGCCCTCGAGTCCTACGACAACGACGAAGAGCGCGCTGCCCGTGCAGCCTACGCCTCACTGAAGCACAGCTATGAGAAGGTGGGCGACCATTGGGAGCCCAAGGAAAAGCGCGGCCCGTCTGACAAACGCGCGGAGCAGGGCGTCCGGTCATCCGAGCCCACCGCCGGCGGCGTCGACGCCAATGCGTCCAAGGAGCACCTCTACAAGCTGGCCAGGGAACTGGACGTCAAGGGCCGCTCAAAGATGGACAAGGACCAACTGGTCCACGCCCTCCAGAAGGCCAACGACGCCGCCACCCGCAAAGCCCGCAGCAAATAG
- a CDS encoding elongation factor G-like protein EF-G2, with amino-acid sequence MSVKSTKESARGAGGRNGPDAKRADQATGIAAEDPARIRNVALVGHSGAGKTLLIEALLSATGVITRKGSIADGTTVSDSDPAAVHQQRSVTLSLVPLLVGDVKVNLLDTPGYPDFIGELRAGLRASDAALFVVSAVDGIDATTTALWGECAHMRLPRAVVITRVDHPRADYDGALAACRKAFGDGVLPLYVPVPAEGGAAGLLGLLSQEVTDYSSGDPSPDVRPAAPGELAAAGTARGALIEGIIAESEDETLMDRYLDGEDIDTAVLADDLETAVAQGSFFPVLPTSAVTGLGTAELLEVLVRAFPAPLEGRLPDMTDLAGEPGGRLSCDPDGPLAAEVVRTSNDPFLGRICLVRVFSGTLREDTPVHVGGHGLADRGHQDHDTDERVTHIYSPLGASLRPVPFSVAGDMCALAKLGSAETGDTISARESPLLLATWEMPEPLLPVAVEADSRSDEDALARSLGRIAAGDPTLRVDRNAETHQLVLWCMGEAHAEVVLDRLREQGVKLHTVDVVTPLRETFAAPASGHGRHVKQSGGHGQYAVCDIEVEPLERGGGFEFVDKTVGGVIPGTFIPSIEKGVRAQMERGVSAGFPVVDLRVTLTGGKAHSVDSSDAAFQAAGALALREAAAAGKVQLLEPVSSVTITVADEHVGTVMSDLSGRRGRLTGTTSSGEGLTEISAEVPDQELLRYAVELRALTAGTGRFRRQYLRHDPVPPNFSPS; translated from the coding sequence ATGTCGGTGAAGAGCACCAAGGAGTCCGCGCGGGGTGCCGGCGGCAGGAACGGGCCTGACGCAAAGCGGGCAGACCAGGCCACCGGGATCGCGGCGGAGGACCCGGCCCGGATCCGGAACGTGGCGCTGGTGGGGCACTCCGGCGCCGGGAAGACCTTGCTGATCGAGGCACTGCTCTCAGCCACCGGGGTGATCACCCGCAAGGGATCCATTGCTGACGGCACCACGGTCAGCGACTCGGATCCGGCCGCGGTGCACCAGCAACGCTCGGTCACGCTGTCATTGGTTCCGTTGCTGGTTGGCGACGTCAAAGTGAACCTCCTGGACACCCCCGGCTACCCGGACTTCATCGGGGAACTCCGGGCCGGACTGAGGGCTTCGGACGCCGCCCTGTTCGTGGTCTCGGCCGTGGACGGCATCGATGCCACCACTACGGCGCTGTGGGGCGAGTGCGCGCACATGAGGCTGCCACGCGCCGTCGTCATCACCAGGGTGGACCATCCGCGGGCGGATTACGACGGCGCCCTGGCCGCCTGCCGGAAAGCGTTCGGCGACGGTGTCCTCCCGCTGTACGTCCCGGTGCCCGCCGAGGGTGGGGCGGCCGGCCTCCTGGGCCTGCTGTCCCAGGAGGTAACGGACTACTCCTCCGGCGATCCCTCACCGGATGTCCGCCCGGCCGCACCCGGGGAACTCGCTGCCGCCGGGACCGCCAGGGGCGCCTTGATCGAGGGCATCATCGCCGAGAGCGAAGATGAAACCCTGATGGACCGCTACCTGGACGGGGAGGACATCGATACCGCGGTGCTGGCAGACGACCTGGAAACCGCCGTCGCCCAGGGCTCCTTCTTTCCCGTCCTGCCAACGTCCGCCGTTACGGGACTCGGCACGGCAGAGCTGCTCGAGGTCCTGGTGCGCGCCTTCCCCGCACCGTTGGAAGGCAGACTGCCGGACATGACCGACCTCGCGGGGGAACCGGGTGGAAGGCTGTCCTGCGATCCTGATGGCCCGCTCGCCGCTGAAGTGGTGCGGACCTCCAACGATCCCTTCCTGGGCCGCATCTGCCTGGTGCGGGTTTTCTCCGGGACGCTGCGGGAAGATACTCCCGTCCACGTGGGCGGACACGGCCTGGCTGACCGCGGGCACCAGGACCACGACACCGATGAACGGGTCACCCACATCTACTCCCCGCTGGGCGCCAGCCTGCGGCCTGTCCCCTTCTCCGTGGCAGGGGACATGTGCGCCCTGGCGAAGCTGGGCAGCGCTGAAACCGGGGACACCATTTCCGCCCGGGAAAGCCCGCTGCTGCTGGCCACGTGGGAGATGCCCGAACCGCTGCTGCCGGTTGCCGTGGAAGCGGATTCCCGCAGCGACGAGGATGCGCTGGCCCGCAGCCTCGGCCGGATCGCCGCCGGGGATCCCACCCTGCGGGTGGACCGAAACGCGGAGACCCACCAACTGGTGCTGTGGTGCATGGGGGAGGCACACGCCGAGGTGGTCCTGGACCGGCTGCGCGAGCAGGGCGTGAAACTGCATACCGTTGACGTGGTGACACCGCTGCGGGAAACCTTCGCTGCCCCCGCCTCCGGCCACGGACGCCACGTCAAGCAGTCCGGCGGCCATGGCCAGTACGCCGTGTGCGATATCGAGGTGGAACCGCTGGAGCGCGGCGGGGGATTCGAGTTCGTGGACAAGACGGTGGGCGGCGTCATCCCGGGAACGTTCATTCCGTCCATCGAAAAAGGGGTCCGGGCGCAAATGGAGCGGGGGGTGTCGGCAGGTTTTCCCGTCGTGGACCTGCGGGTGACCCTTACCGGCGGCAAGGCCCACAGCGTGGATTCGTCGGATGCGGCGTTCCAGGCGGCAGGGGCCTTGGCGCTGCGCGAAGCTGCGGCCGCCGGGAAGGTCCAGTTGCTGGAACCGGTGTCCTCCGTGACCATCACCGTTGCCGACGAACACGTGGGTACCGTAATGAGCGATTTGTCGGGCCGCAGGGGGCGCCTCACGGGCACCACCTCATCAGGCGAAGGACTGACGGAGATCAGCGCTGAAGTCCCCGACCAGGAGCTCCTGCGCTACGCGGTGGAACTGCGGGCCCTCACGGCAGGCACCGGCCGGTTCCGGCGGCAGTACCTGCGCCACGACCCCGTCCCGCCAAATTTCAGCCCGTCCTGA